The following nucleotide sequence is from Synchiropus splendidus isolate RoL2022-P1 chromosome 1, RoL_Sspl_1.0, whole genome shotgun sequence.
CTCCTTCTATCAAATTACTGTAGTGGTAACAAGAGAAGTGAAGAAGATTATTGTATTGTACTATGTATTGTCTGAAGACAACCTCTTCTGCTTGAGCACATCTTAGTAGAAACTGTCAGTCCACAGCTATTTCAGTAAATCATTATGGGATGTATGACGGTGTGTGCCTCCTGTTGTGCCAGTTCACACTCGGAGTGACTGAGGAACAGCAGGACATGATCCCACCTTCCACCAAGTCTCTGCGCCAGCGCCGCTGTGGCCACTGTCTGCTCCAGGTACTTGTCATTCCGACGGCTGCGGCTGCTTCTTACTTCTgagtcacttaaaaaaaaaatgatttaggaCGTTACGTGACACAAGAGATGAAGGATCCTGTCTCAGGATCGAATAactgagctgctgtcactctTGTGTTTCACTCCTGAAAGTGCCCATTTGATGCTATTGGAGCTTTGTTTACTCTTTCCTTTGgtgctgtgaggcttcacctttAACTTTTAACCAAAAACTACATGACTTGCAATTCCTAATAGAAGAATGGTGGAGATGGGAGattcatttaaattcaattgAGAGGTTCATAAGAGTAAAATGAAATTCTACATTTTTAATTGATGATCAAAAGACAGCACCAAAAACAACTTAaattttcaaatgaatacaCTTTTTGGCTGCCTGAATTGAAGAATTTTTTGGAGTTCCCCACAACCAttgcagagggaaaaaaagaatccatTATGTGCTTGAGATGGTCAACCAAGTGCATTTCCTCCCGAGCAGCAGCCGATGAGATCCAAACACTGCCAGACGTGTCAGCACTGCGTCCGCCGCTACGACCACCACTGTCCCTGGATCGAGAACTGTGTCGGCGAGCGGAACCATCGCTGGTTTGTTCTCTACCTGGCAGTCCAGCTGCTGGTACTGCTGTGGGGGCTGCACATTGCCTGGTGAGTTCTGTCATCTGCATGAAGCACCGGGGCATGGGGCTGGCTGGAGGGGGAATAATCGCAGAGAATACATGATAACAAAGTGGTTGACAAAAAGTGATGTGAACGTACTATTTGGCATGTGTCTCACAGGACCGGCTTCAGCTACAGACCCACATGGGAGGTGTGGCTGCGGACCAACGGCGTCCTCCTGGGTGTGGCGGTGCTGCTGGCTCTGCTCTCGCTGATCGTGCTGCTGCTACTCAGCTCGCACCTTTACCTGGTCTCCCTCAACACCACCACCTGGGAGTTCATGTCCCGCCACCGCATCTCCTACCTCAAACACTGCGGCACCGACGAGAACCCTTTCGACCGCGGCACCTTCCACAACCTGTGGGGCTTCTTCTGCGAGTGGGGCTCTGTGGTGTGGGAGCAGGTGTACTTCAGAGAGGGCAGTGACCCAGTCTAGTccacctcatcttctcattgACCTTTCCAGAGGCACTGGAGCTTTTGTGCCAAAGCACTTTCATTCTTTTCACTGGATTTTAAAATcctctgctttttctttttatattgtgGCGgggaatgaaaacagacagcaggtcaccagcagctTCATTAACATCATCATCTGCCTCTCACAGCGGGAGAGttccacatttaaaaaaaacaaaaaagacaaaagccCTTCAACCTCAGATGTGTCCTCAGCCTCCGCCTCAGTAACCACCAAAGTCCACAGACATATTCCCATGCAGTCCCTTCTGCGTCAGGACAGTTTTGGACATTTGCAGGTTTGATAAGTTTCGCAGCCGAGGAAGTCCAAGCCTGTGACTGAGTCAAGACCATGACCAATGAGGGGGGTGACACCAAGACTGAGACCCAACTGAATACAGATCTAACAGATCATGTTTTTTATGGTTCTTGCAGTAAGAAATTcatgtgtgtctatatgacaAATAGACTGGTCTGGACACAATGTTAGGGTTTATACTAATAATTATTGCATTAATGTTTCAATCAATACATCACAAACTTCTTACTACCTGGACCTCAGTCAGGCAACAGCCAAGCACTCACCCTTCTTGcgtcctccacctcctgcattatttatgttttaactTCTTGTATTACACACAGTGAAGGAGTGCTCATTCCCAAAATGTGTTATCGTCTGACGCTGCGTTGTGTGACCTGCACGTGTGTTGGTGGCTCAAAACAATCATTTAATAACAGCGATGTTGACTATATTTAGAGTAGAATCATATTTATAGTTATGAAAAGTTTTGTATCGTGAGGTCAAATTGTTGGACAACTGTTCTTAGACAATATGAATCCAGCATCTCAAACCTGATGATCCCTTTTATGAACAACGATCTTATAAAGCTATTTTATATGTCAACCAGTTTCATTTGTGTACAGAATTTTGACCTGGCTTTGTACGACTGTTTTAAAAACATGGTGTGACTCAGTAGTATGAGCTTTGCGtgcaatattatttttatttcaacagcAGACTCCTCAGAGAGCAATACATGTGAAACTGAACTGGGGACAGAAGTAGTGACCAGATGTTGTCTCAAGTTTTATGCAATACTGTCTTTTTTACCGTGTTGAAAAGCCCAAACATCAATAAATGCGCAAAGAACAGCCTGTTGGTTCATCTCTTTTGACATAAATTTATTTGCATTTCCATACACACTGCTTTGCTTTAAATAGAACTCAGGGTGACCTTGACTTAAGTGATATTCATGACATGACGTATAACATTTTAACTATTGATGCAGAGCAAAGTTCCATTAAGATCATAAATATGTACAGTGTTGAATGAAGGCAGTGCTGAGGAGTTTCATTCAATAAAAGGACAAAGGTTGCACTGCCGACATGGTTCAAGTGTAAACAGTAAACGTCCCTGGTGTGTGTGCGGACAGTCAGCTCAAGTACGAGAAGTCAAAATCCGCAAAGATCCCCTGCTGGTCTTCAGTGAGGACATGCGGCGTGCGTGGAAGAGTAAGGACCGGCTTGAGGCGGGTGAACTCCTCGTCAAAGTTGCTGACGTCCTTCTGCGCCCTGATGACCGGCAGGAATGGCGGCTTCACCTTCTTTGACAGTAGAGCGTCCCAGTCCACACCCTGTGAGGGTCGACAGGTAGCAGAGGTGGTACTGAAGTCATAACTGTCTATCGCTGATGGCAATGCACTGAAGGAAGTGAGGCTTAAGTCGCCATTGGCTCAAACTTCAACAGCCCCTTCCAGGCTTAGTTAGCACAGCGGTCCACACTTGAGTCACTCTTGAGTCACACCGACTGGTGGcatggttttgtgttttgttctggGACACATCAACAGCCATTCTAAAAAGATTCTTTAGCCCAATAAATGCACTGTGCTTCAGTGAAAATGTTGCCCCTGGtataaacaaacaaagccaTACAGACTGACCTGGAAGAATCTTTGTCTTTTGATCTGCTGGGcatcttcttctccagctccgAGTCTCAACTCTGGAtctttctgcagcagctggaaacAAAAGGTCACTTTAGAGTCTTGTTATCATGGATTCAGGTGGACGTTAAAAAGGAGCCAGGACCTTCTGAATGATGGAGATGGAATCAGGAGAAAGGGAGCGAGGGAATCGGACGTCGTCGTTGACGATGCTGTCAAAaacttcctcctcatcatcaccggGAAACGGCGACTAGGGAAATTCAGTCATTGTGTAGTTATTAGTATTTCACTAAAGTCAATAAATCTCGATCATTATTTTAGGACACAACcaagaaaagtaaatatttggAATAGGGCTTGAAGAGATTCAAATTTTCAAACCTCGACAAGCATACCGTCCAAAATGATGACGTCTTGAGATGTGTTTTTAGTTACAATCCACAGAATAAACTCATCACACTATGAGCCACTCACCTCTCCCACCAGCATCTCATAGATAAGGACCCCGAGCCCCCACCAGTCCACGCTGCGAGTGTAGTTGTTGTCCGTCAGAACTTCAGGGGCCAGAAATTCCGGGGTCCCGCAGAACGTGGAGGTGCGATCACCGTGCCCCATTCCTGCACATCAAGTTTAACCTCAGACTTAACACCACGTGTCGCACTCATTGTTCtacaaagatgaagaagaatcgCGTACCTTCTTTGCATAAACCAAAATCTGCTATTCTCACAAAACCATCAGCGTCCATCAGCAGATTGTCCAACTTCAGATCTCTGAGACAGGAACGAAAAACGTTACAGATTGTAAAGAGTCAAAACTATTGACCACGACAAGGAACCGACCGGTAAACTATTTTGTTTTGGTGAAGAAACTCTAGGCCGAGCAACACGCAGGACGAGTAAAACCTGGTGAAGGAGACACGGAGATGGTTGCTACAGAGAAATGCCCCAGACATCTGATTGAGCTTGGACTGACTGGGTTTGTTTCTCAGTGAAGATGCTGGTGTGGATGTGGGTCATCAGGTCTCCTCCGGGGGAATACGCCATGACGAAGCAAACGTGATCCGGAGTCTGGAAGCAGCCGTGCAGGTTCACCAGGAAAGGATGTTGGGAGGCATTGATGACCTCAAATATCCTCTTTTCACACATGAGGCTGAACAGAACACAAGTTTAAAGAATCAACCACAATGCAAGGAAAGATACTGATGGAATCCATTCATTTTCCACCAACAGAGTCGTGAGGGAACCATACTGGCCTGCAGTAGAACATGGCATCTAATGATATATACGCCGTTTGTTTAGCGCAAAGTCTGCAGGAGCAAAGTGATGCAGCACAACGTCCCCTCATGGTAACATGGTCACTGACCCAAATATGGGCTAGCTGTTAGTAGCATAGGAGCCTCAGGGGGCCACTCAAGCTCACATCagtgagcagaagcagcagaagtggCACGTGTGGCTAAGTTTCAAAATGTACTGTACCAGTATGAAAAGACACTGAGCAGTTTGATTCTATTACAACACAATGAATTACCTGTCCACTTCATCCCGAGTTACAATGTCTCCTTTCTTCAAGGCTTTGATTGCGTACAGTTTTCCAGACTTCTTGTATTCGGCCAGAAGAACCTTGGATGGAAAGACACTGTGTTACATCAGACTGAAatacagtagtacctcggtttgaacaaaaattttgagattttttgcttctgatttcaaacgaaaatccagaactcgaatgccccagaaaaaagctggaaaaacatcacgtgcacggaccgaccagctgacccacgacgcgctttgttgttgtgtataacgcagcctctgtatgcagatgtgtcccgttagctacatttactgactgttttttcttcatattgaggtgtaaaacctttcctgtctccgcactggaccgtagtagagtgtcacaggggggGTGCGAGCAcgccagggtttgatgtcctgttgtgggctggagctgggacagggatgaggcgagtctgggacagagcgtgacttggtttatgactttgtcacagccaaactgcacagaagcgcacattcagagctggacacgcactgggcacctcttcacttctggagagacctcactcactcggccacacacatagaggaacagcgcacctgcagcagacactctacattcactcctacaaaagactattttaaggcttggaacgcattatttctttttccattcattgtaatgggaaaaatcgattcagatttcgaacaaatcgcttctcgaacggccgtctggaacggattgtggtcaagaaccgaggttccactgtactaaCAGCAAGCCAGAACCCGAGTACAAACAGGCAAATGTTGCTTTGATATTGTTGCCGGCCTTGTGTCTGAAAGTAAATCAACAGCTACAGCACCAAACTCTGGCATCACCCTCATGTCTCATAATTTGTTTTACATGAACTTCTATTATGACCACTTGTACTGAAAATACCCCAAATCCACCCATCATCTGATCCCACCAATGTCAAAGACACTTGTCCAGGTTTGTGTCAGCAGCCAAACAACTTGAATACAGCACATCACACAACAGTCCAGTTAAATCATCCACGTGTCTACCATTCAGTCGTAGgcgaaaaaaaaacccccaataTCAATTTACAAAGAGAAAATACAAACACGTGGTCCCCATTACTTTGCAAGCAGCTTCATATATTTCGTCAGAGAATGACAAAGTGATCACAGGAAGAGTTACCTTTCCAAAGTGGCCTCTTCCTAAAACAGAGATGCAGTTAAAGTCGTCCAGGTGGAGCCCCCTGTCAGTCCTGCAGGGAATAACACCTCGTTAGATTCAAGACGCTAAACCGCCTGTGGGACTTTGACTGTCCTATTATTTTCCAATATCACCAGTGGCTACTTCGGTAATCAggtttttaaatttgaaattcCACTCCCGACGCAACTGCCTCAACTGTGAGCCGGTGTGTGAGTTCTACCCCACGATGTCACTATATTGACTCAGAACAGTGTAAAGAAATCTTGCAACCATAAAGACCATCTCTACAACTTACTTGGATGGAGAATGGATGAAGGATCGTTGTTTGGGTTTCGGACTtttaccaggactctgaagACAATACAGAATAAAACATGCTTATTTATCCCCTTCTGTTTATTCCCATTACAGTGAGCAAAAGGCAAGTGACACTCCGGGCAGGTCAAAGTCACCTGGTGAGCATCTCTGGTCTTCCGTGTGCTGCGAGGAGATCTGTCCGGAGCTTCATTTGAATGAACGCTCTCACTGGAACACGGACAAGGACACACAGTTTGCATGACAACTAGGAATGGATCATGTGgtgtgtcaaaatcatttttaccTTTTTAGATTGTTCAATGTAaagaaaataacatttacattttggaaAGATGAGACCAGTTTTTCTGAACTGGATGTTAAGTCCACAACTTATCTTTTAAGTTTACATTCCAGAAGCTtcagtgtgttaaaaaaaactaactCAAACTTGacgttttcattcatttgttcacaTCAGGTTCTTGATTCCCAAACTCGCAGTGAGAAGCAGGCAGTATCTCCACTCTGGTGCAGCCACTGACCATTAAAGGGAGCTGCATTAATCCTGGATAACGTGAGCGAGCGGAAAAATCCCCCCAGTCAGGAGCTGTTAACAGTTGACTTGGTCGCATTAGAGAATTTAACAAATAGATGTGGAGAATAGAAGTATCTGGGTCACGGTCTGAAGTGCGGCCAGCGAGACTCACTGTGGAGGAGACGTGGCGCCTGGCGGAGGGGCAGCATTTGGACTGGTTATTGGAGGACTCATGGGCTCCAGGGAGCTGCACGGGGGCAAGATGCTCATCATCAGACGTCCCCATGTGGCGAAGTTCATGTTCATCTGAGCGGCACGCAGGAAGTTCTTCCCTgtgcagagaaacaaacagcaatgaaGCCAGATGATATATTACTTAATACACATGCTCCATACTGTTGGAATACATTCATAATTCGATACCTTTTTCTTTGGGAAAGATTCTTCGTTGCCGCTGGAGTTTTGCAGGACGTTCGATAACTGGATTTATAAACTTGACCTGCAGCCCAAAGCAATTAGAACCCTGATCAAGGAGGCGCGCAACAGTTAAGTTTGACACCACAGacacaaatgaaaagg
It contains:
- the zdhhc12b gene encoding palmitoyltransferase ZDHHC12-B; the protein is MFKNVFGSGFLVRTAHVILTWVVTLILFLYDTELRKQEETGQLVQPVLFVLLVLISVLLYFAVSLMDPGFIVSDDSDLQFTLGVTEEQQDMIPPSTKSLRQRRCGHCLLQQPMRSKHCQTCQHCVRRYDHHCPWIENCVGERNHRWFVLYLAVQLLVLLWGLHIAWTGFSYRPTWEVWLRTNGVLLGVAVLLALLSLIVLLLLSSHLYLVSLNTTTWEFMSRHRISYLKHCGTDENPFDRGTFHNLWGFFCEWGSVVWEQVYFREGSDPV